TGCCGTAACCAGGTCATGACCCGGTCAAGACGATGCGGCTGTGGATTCCTGTGAACCGGGGGAGTGTCACGCGGGCAGCGGACACGCCCGCTCCGGGTCGTTCAGCGGCGCGAGCAGATCGCCGTGCCGGTCCAGCCGGGCCGCCATGTCCCCCGCGAGGAACACCAGCGCACCGGCCTCCCGGCACCCCGCGATCTCGTCCCAGGTGACCGGGGCCGACACGGTGGGCTCGGGCCTGGCACGCAGGGTGTAGGGCGTCGCGGTCGTCTTCGCCGCGGCGTTCTGGCTGAAGTCGACGAAGACCTTGCCCGGCCGCAGGGCGCGCTTCATCCGGTGCAGGGCCAGCCCCGGAAGAGCCGCCTCGGCCTCCACGGCGAGCCGCTTCGCGTACGCGGACACCTCGCCGGACGGGGTGGGCTCCAGCGGGACCAGCAGATGCAACCCCTTGGACCCGGACGTCTTCCCGTACGCCGCCAGACCGTCGGCCGCGAGGCGCTCCCGCAGCCAGAGCGCCACCGCGCAGCACTCCACGACGGTCGCGGGGGAGCCGGGGTCCAGGTCGAAGACCATCCGGTCGGCGATCTCCGGCGCCTCGTCACGCCACTGTGGGGTGTGGAACTCCACCACCAGGTTGGCCGCCCACATCAGGGAGGCCAGATCCCGCACGACCACCTGCCGGGCGCCCGGGTCCTCGCTCCGGGGGACGGCGGTGGTCTCCACCCAGGCGGGCGTACCGGGCGGCGGATTCTTGGTGAAGAAGACCTGGCCGCCCGGCCCGTCCGGGTAGCGCAGGAACGACACGGGGCGATCGCGCAGATGGGGCAGGATCACGCCGCCGGCGGTGGCCGCGTAGTAGTGCAGCACCTCGCCCTTGGTCGTCCCGGTGGCCGGATAGAGGACCTTGTCGAGATTGCTGAGCGAGACCCGTCGCCCCTCCACCTCGGTGATCGGCGTCATACGATAAGAGTCACACGAAATCCTGAAGAGTCACACGAAAGCATGCCAAAACGTCTCCACGGCGTCTTCTCTTCAACGGCGTCCGCAACGCCTCGGAGTGCTCAAGGGTCGGCAAGGGGTGAACGGTGAGGTCCATCTGGAACGGCGCGATCTCCTTCGGGCTGGTCAGCATCCCGATCAAGCTGGTCAACGCCACCGAGAACCACTCGATCAGCTTCCGGCAGATCCACCTCGCCGACGGTGGCCGGATCCGGTATCGAAAGGTCTGCGAACTCGACGAGGAGGAGGTGTCCGGCGGCGAGATCGGCAAGGCCTACGAGGACGCCGACGGCACGATGATCCCGGTCACCGACGAGGACCTCGCCCAGCTCCCGCTGCCCACGGCGAAGACCATCGAGATCGTCGCCTTCGTGCCCGCCGACCGGATCGACCCGCTCCAGATGGACTCGGCGTACTACCTCTCCGCCAACGGGGTCCCGGCCGCCAAGCCGTACACCCTGCTCCGCGAGGCCCTCAAACGCAGCAACAGGGTCGCCGTCGCCAAGTTCGCCCTGCGCGGCCGCGAACGGCTCGGCATGCTCCGCGTCGTGGACGACGTGATCGCCATGCACGGCCTCCTGTGGCCGGACGAGATCCGCGCCCCGGAGGACGCCGCCCCGGACGGCGACGTCACGGTCCGCGACGCCGAACTCGATCTGGCGGACGCCCTGATGAACACCCTCGGCGAGGTCGACATGGACAGCCTCCACGACGACTACCGGGAGGCGGTCGAGGAGCTCGTCGCCGCGAAGGCCGCCGGCGAGAACGTGCTTACGGCCGAGCCCGAGGACACCGGCGAGGGCAAGGTCATCGACCTGATCGCGGCCCTGGAGAACAGCGTGCGGGCGGCCAGGAAGTCCCAGGACGGCGAGGGCGGTGGAGGCAGCGGCGGCGACATGGCCGACGTCCACCCCATCAGGAAGACGTCGTCGAAGGCGCCCCGGAAGTCCGGGCAGGCGGCCGAGCCCACGAGGAGGACCACGCACCGCACCCCGACCGGCAAGACGGTCACCCGCTCCGGAAGCTCCGCGACGAAGAAGTCCGCACCCAAGGACACCGGCGCGAAGAAGTCCACGGCGAAGAAGGCCACTTCGAAGAAGACCGCGGCGAAGAAGACCACGGCGAAGAAGCGGACGTCGTCGGGCGACGGCAGGGCAGCGGCGAAGAAGACGACCCACTCCCGCAAACGCACCTCGGCCTGACGGAGCCGCGGCCTGACGGGGACGCGGCCCGAGGCCCGAGGCCGAGCCGGCCCGACGGCGCCTCGCCAACGGGTCACGGCCGAGGGCCTGTTGCGATCCGGCGGCCTGTACCGCCCCACCGCCGCCCCGCTGTCCTACGCGCCCCGTACGCTACGGCCCATGAGCGCAGAGGCCCCCTCGGGACGGGTGATCGACGGCCGCTTCACGCTGGTGGAGCGGCTCGGCAGCGGTGGCATGGGCATGGTCTGGCGGGCCCGCGACGAGGCGCTCCACCGCGAGGTCGCCCTCAAGGAGGTACGGCCCCCGGACCCGGCGCTCGCGGAGTACGACCCCGAAGGCGCCCGCACCCTGCGCGCCCGCGTGCTGCGCGAGGCCCGCGCGCTGGCCCGGGTCGACCACCCCAACGTGGTCACCGTCCACCACATCGTCGACCCCGGCGAGGACGGCTACCCGTGGATCGTGATGGAGCTGGTGGCCGGCTCCTCCCTCCACGACCGGCTCGCCCACGGACCCATGGAGCCCGCCGAGGCCGCCGAGCTGGGACGCGGCATCCTCTCCGCCCTCCGCGCCGCCCACGCCTCCGGCATCCAGCACCGCGACGTCAAGCCCGCCAACGTGCTGCTGCGCACCGACGGCCGCCCCGTCCTCACGGACTTCGGCATCGCCGCCATCCGCGAGTCGACCAGCCTCACCATGACGGGCGCCCTCATCGGCTCGCCCGACTACATAGCCCCCGAGCGGATCCGCGGCACCGAGGGCGACCCGTCCTCCGACCTCTGGTCCCTCGGCATGATGCTGTACGTGGCCGTCGAGGGCCGCCACCCGCTGCGCCGGGCCACCACCCTGGCCACCCTGGCCGCCGTGCTCGACGAGGAGATCCCGCCACCGGTGCGGGCCGGGTCCCTCACCCCGGTGCTCAACGCGCTCCTCACCAGGGACATCCCGGCCCGCCCGGACGCCGAGGCGCTCGACCGCCTGCTCGCCGAGGCCGCGCGGACGGGCGGGAGCCCGGCCCCGACGCCCACGGAGCCCGTACGGGAGCGGCCCGCGTCCACGCATTCCGGGCCCGTGCACGCCACTCCCACGCAGACGGCCGCCACGCCGCCGCCCGGGCGGGGACCCACGTCCGCGCCCCCGCCGCCTCCGCCGCCCGGGTCCGACCGGAAGCCTGCCGCCTCCGCCCGGCCGGGCGGGCCCTCCGCGCCGTCCTCCCCGTCCGCAGGCCCGGAGGACCGCATGCCGACGGGCTACGGTGTCCCGCCCCGCGTTTCCACCCCCACGCCCGCGTCCGGCGGCGACCCCTACCGACGGTCCGCCACCGACCCCTACGAAGCCCCGCACGAGCGCGGCCGCCGCGTCGAGCGCCGGGTCTGGCGGATCAGCGCCGCGTCCTCCGTCGTCTCGGCCGTGGTGATCGCGGGCGCCATCATCTGGACGGCCGACCCGTTCTCGTCCGGAGGCTCCGACAGCGACGACCGCCCGCGCGACCGGGCGAGCGCCCCGCAGGTCTCCGCCCCGGCGCCGGACCCGGTGGCCGACGACTCCGCCGGCCCCGGTGACACCGGTGGTTCCGAGGAGGAGACCCCGGAGACCGTGGACCTCCTGACCCCGGACGGGGCGCGCACCGCGATCAAGGCGCTGAAACCCCTCATGGGCGGCACGAAGGTCACCGACTTCACCCTCTACGACGTGCACGCCTACGCCGAGGCCCCGCTGAAGTCCAACTCCGCGCTGTACGACCGCTTCAGCTACCGCGACGGCCGGGCGAAGAACGACGACGTGGGCGGCACGCTGATGTCCGGGTCCAGGACGATCGACCTGGACTCCATCGACTGGGACGTGCTGCCCGCCCTGCTGAAGACGGCGGAAGAGACGCTCAACGTCGACGAGCCGGAGAGCCGTTACGTGATCGTCGACCCCGCGTCGCCCTTCCACGACGACCGCCCGGTGCTGCGCGTCCACGTCTCCGACTCGCACGGCGGCGCCTTCCTCACCGCCGGACTGGACGGCCGGGTCATCGGGAAGAACCCCCGCCCCAAGGGCTGAGCGCCGGCTGGACCGGATCCGGAAGCTGCGGCAGATCCAGGTCGAACGGGCTCCGCTCGATGACATACGTGCAACTGGTGTAGGTGTAGCCCGGCTGCACCTTCGTCCCGGAGGAGTAGCTGTCCACCCGGGCGGTCGCGCCCGTGCCGTGCTTGTACAGGAAGTGGTACTCGCCGGCGGGAAGCCGGAGCCGTGCCTTCGGGTAGTTCCTGCCGCCGGCCTTGCAGGCCTGCCGCGCTCCGGCGGAGGCGCGGTAGCGCTCGCAGCCGGCGCACGTCCTCAGCTTGACGGTGCCGGTGACCGGACCGGTGTAGAGCACCTCGACCGCGTTCGGAGCGTCGTTGCTGATGACCAGCTCCATGCGGGCCCCACCGGGCCGCTTCGACGGCGGCAGCCGCTTGCCCGCCGACGGCCGGTCGTCGGCGATCTCCGCGGCTATGGCGATGTTCCGCGCCTGCCGCACCCGCCCGTCACTCCTGTACGTCCGGGCGAAGTCGCTCAGCGTCGTGCGCGCGTCGTCGAACTTCTTGTCCTCGAACTGGTCGACCCCACAGGCGTACACCCCGTCCACGACACCCTTGTCGGCATCGCCGCGCAGCGCCTTCAGGCCCTCGCCGGGGAGGCCGGACGCGGTGGTGCCGAGGCCGCGCAGCACCTCGGTGGCCGCACACGGCTCGGCCCCCTTCAACGCCGCGACCTGCTCCTCGATCCGCTTCCCGATCGCGGGTCCCACCTGCTGGGCAGGGGCGGAATCCGGGAACGTACGCAACAGCTCACCCAACTCGGTGCCGCCGCCGCCCGATCCGCCCAGACGCGACACACCGCACCCGTACAACGACGCGGCGAGCGGTTCGTCGGGCCACGCGGCGAGCGCGCCCAGCAGCTTCCCGTCCACCGAGTCGGGAAGCGTCCGCAGATAGGTCAACGGCGCGACGGCTTCACAGAGCCGCTTCTCGGCGTACGGGGCGGAGACAGCGTCGTAGTAGGTCTTCAGGCGGTCCGGGACGAGCTTCGCGGCCCGGGAGCCGGGATGGTCCCGGCCGAGCGCGCGGTACACGCCGAGCGCCTGCTCGTACTCGCCCTTCGCCGTGCCGAACGGCTGCCGCGAGGCCGCCGTGACCCGCTCGTCCCCGGCCGCCAGCCGGTCCAGCAGCATCCGCTCCCGCGCCTCGTCCCGCGCGGAGCCGTACACCGCCGCCCCGCCCGTCGGCACGGCCAGCAGCACCACGCCGAGCCCGACCGCCAGGACGGGCCGCCACGCCCCGCCCAACGCCGAACGCCGGGCGATCCGCGCCCCGTCGGCGGCGGCCGGCACCAGCACCAGCAGATATCCGGCGAGGACGCCCCCGGGCACCCCGTCCGGATCGGCCGGCAACGCCGCCCACAGCAGCACCGCCGTGGCCGCCCAGCACACCGCGGCCCGCACCCAGTGCCCCACCAGGGCGTAACCGAGCCCGAGTCCGGTCAGATTGAGCAGCGCGGCACCGGCCATACGCAGGGGCGCACCGGGCGGCGGGGGCCCGACCGCCGGCGCGCGAGGGGGCGGCGGCGGCACCGGCCCGCCGAACCCGAACCCGTCGGCTCCCTGCCCCGCAGCCCCGTACCGATCGTCGGACTCCATAACGGTCCCCCCACCGCCGAGCCTTAACAGTCCCCCTCACTCTGCCCGGTTCTGTCCGGCGCCACGCACGAGGCCCGTCGCGGACTGCCGCCCGGTCACCGAAAAGTCCGGCCCGGCCCGCCCGACAGGCCTACTGAGCCTCTTTCACGGGAGGCGTCACGGAGGGTTCGACGGTCGACCGGACGTAGATCCGCGTGGTGTCCGCGTCGAGCTCGTGGACGAAGAGGTCCACGCAGCGCTGGAGGTACGTGCCCTCCGGGGTCGTGAGGTCATCGGGGCAGAGGCTGGTCGTCCGCAGCCCCCGTACGAGCGTCTCCGGCTCGGGAAGTCCGAGGTGGCCGAAGGCGGCCGCGGGGCGGTACCCCTTCTCCTCGGGGTGGGAGTTCCCGACCATCACCGTGTCCTTCTCGACGAGCCGGCCGGTGTACGTCTCCGCTTCCTCGCTCGTCAGGACGAAGGAGAGCAGCCCGGTGTCGTAACGCTGCCCGACCTTGTAGCCCGCCCGCCGGTCCGACGCTCCCTCCGGAACGCGGATGCCCAACTGGCCGCTCATCCAGCCGGGCGTGGCTCCGTCCTCCCAGCAGCAGGTCATCTCCTGGTCCGTCAGGTCGGACGACACCTCGTCGGCGACCCAGGAGAACACGCCGACCGTGGCGGCGGCGCAGGCGAGGAGCACGAGAGCGACGACGCACGCGACCGGCACCCGGCGGCGACGCACGGGCCGCACGTCGGCAGTGTTCTCACGGAAGGCGTCCACCGAAGAATCATCCCGCTTCCGGCTTTCCGCTTCCCGCGACCTCGATCCGCCCGGTCGCCATCGCCCTCGCCCTCGCCCTCGCGCTCGGGTTCGCCCGGCCGCGGCGGTCCCTGACGGGAGGCGGGCCCTCGGCCCAGCGCACAGGACGCGGCCCGCGCGTCATCTTCACCCGTTCTCCGCCCTCCGCCCCGCGCGGTGTGGCACCGTGGATCAACTGACGCCCCGGATGTCCGGGCGCCCGCGTAGGGGGATCTTCATGCGATTTCGCACCGTCGCGGTCTCAGCCGCACTCGTCCTGTGCGCCACGGCGGGCGTAGCCGCCTGCTCGTCGTCGGACAGCCCCGACGCCACCCGGCCCGTCGGCCCCGCCGCCTCCGCGACGCCGGTTCCCGTGGACGGCATGGCGGGCTACATCGAGACGGGCGAGCGTCGGGCCGGCCCGCCCGGGACGGACGGACGGGCCGGGGCGGGTCCCGCCGCGTGCGAGACGTCCGCCGCCGCGATCCCGGCGGAGTGCGCCCTCGATCTCTCGTTCCACGACATCGCCGAGGGGGAACCGGCCGCGGGGCCTCCCGCGCGGTGACACCGGTACGCGGGAGGGGCGGGCACACCCAGGTGTGCCCGCCCCTCCCGCTGTGCTCACAGCGTGCCCACGGGGTGCGCGCCGCGTGCGCACCGTCCTCACCATGGAGCCCCTGCGTCACAGAAGCCCCTTCCATCCGTCACGACGATCTCTTAGTCTCACACTCTGTTCACATATTGATATTTGATGATCTCGCAACAGAGGTCAGGCGCGGGGGTAGTGCGGCATGCGTGGAAACTGGCGCTCGAGGTTGAGCGTTCTCGCCGGCGCGTCAGCGCTGGCGCTCTCGGCGGTCACCGGGCCGCCGGCGCTGGCCGACGACGCACCGGTGAGCCCCCAGGAAGTACGG
The nucleotide sequence above comes from Streptomyces sp. NBC_01116. Encoded proteins:
- the ligD gene encoding non-homologous end-joining DNA ligase yields the protein MTPITEVEGRRVSLSNLDKVLYPATGTTKGEVLHYYAATAGGVILPHLRDRPVSFLRYPDGPGGQVFFTKNPPPGTPAWVETTAVPRSEDPGARQVVVRDLASLMWAANLVVEFHTPQWRDEAPEIADRMVFDLDPGSPATVVECCAVALWLRERLAADGLAAYGKTSGSKGLHLLVPLEPTPSGEVSAYAKRLAVEAEAALPGLALHRMKRALRPGKVFVDFSQNAAAKTTATPYTLRARPEPTVSAPVTWDEIAGCREAGALVFLAGDMAARLDRHGDLLAPLNDPERACPLPA
- a CDS encoding Ku protein, with translation MRSIWNGAISFGLVSIPIKLVNATENHSISFRQIHLADGGRIRYRKVCELDEEEVSGGEIGKAYEDADGTMIPVTDEDLAQLPLPTAKTIEIVAFVPADRIDPLQMDSAYYLSANGVPAAKPYTLLREALKRSNRVAVAKFALRGRERLGMLRVVDDVIAMHGLLWPDEIRAPEDAAPDGDVTVRDAELDLADALMNTLGEVDMDSLHDDYREAVEELVAAKAAGENVLTAEPEDTGEGKVIDLIAALENSVRAARKSQDGEGGGGSGGDMADVHPIRKTSSKAPRKSGQAAEPTRRTTHRTPTGKTVTRSGSSATKKSAPKDTGAKKSTAKKATSKKTAAKKTTAKKRTSSGDGRAAAKKTTHSRKRTSA
- a CDS encoding protein kinase; the encoded protein is MSAEAPSGRVIDGRFTLVERLGSGGMGMVWRARDEALHREVALKEVRPPDPALAEYDPEGARTLRARVLREARALARVDHPNVVTVHHIVDPGEDGYPWIVMELVAGSSLHDRLAHGPMEPAEAAELGRGILSALRAAHASGIQHRDVKPANVLLRTDGRPVLTDFGIAAIRESTSLTMTGALIGSPDYIAPERIRGTEGDPSSDLWSLGMMLYVAVEGRHPLRRATTLATLAAVLDEEIPPPVRAGSLTPVLNALLTRDIPARPDAEALDRLLAEAARTGGSPAPTPTEPVRERPASTHSGPVHATPTQTAATPPPGRGPTSAPPPPPPPGSDRKPAASARPGGPSAPSSPSAGPEDRMPTGYGVPPRVSTPTPASGGDPYRRSATDPYEAPHERGRRVERRVWRISAASSVVSAVVIAGAIIWTADPFSSGGSDSDDRPRDRASAPQVSAPAPDPVADDSAGPGDTGGSEEETPETVDLLTPDGARTAIKALKPLMGGTKVTDFTLYDVHAYAEAPLKSNSALYDRFSYRDGRAKNDDVGGTLMSGSRTIDLDSIDWDVLPALLKTAEETLNVDEPESRYVIVDPASPFHDDRPVLRVHVSDSHGGAFLTAGLDGRVIGKNPRPKG